A genomic region of Halococcus sediminicola contains the following coding sequences:
- a CDS encoding CbiX/SirB N-terminal domain-containing protein, which yields MPALVIVAHGSHLNPGSHDPTFAHADTVRAAGAFDEVREAFWKEEPSFREVLRTVESEEVYVVPLFVSEGYFTEEVIPRELRLEDWDVSLWDSDGTDADTATLTAADVDKTVHYCGPVGTHPAMSDVIVQRAESVTEDPDVGEGFGLAVVGHGTNRNENSAKAIEYHAERVREMNRFDEVNALFMDEEPEVDDVTDYFESEDVVVVPLFVADGYHTQEDIPEDMGLTDDYREGYEVPTEVGGHRIWYAGAVGTEPLMADVLLERAADAGADVDEALDIVRKRTATPAAGD from the coding sequence ATGCCGGCACTGGTCATCGTCGCCCACGGCTCGCACCTGAACCCCGGCTCGCACGACCCGACGTTCGCCCACGCCGACACCGTGCGCGCGGCGGGGGCCTTCGACGAGGTACGCGAGGCGTTCTGGAAGGAGGAGCCCTCCTTCCGGGAGGTTCTCAGAACCGTCGAGAGCGAGGAGGTGTACGTCGTGCCGCTGTTCGTGAGCGAGGGCTATTTCACCGAGGAGGTCATCCCGCGTGAACTCCGTCTCGAAGACTGGGACGTGTCGCTGTGGGACTCCGACGGGACTGACGCCGACACCGCCACCCTCACGGCCGCCGACGTCGACAAGACCGTCCACTACTGCGGCCCGGTCGGCACCCATCCCGCAATGTCCGACGTTATCGTCCAGCGCGCCGAGTCAGTAACCGAAGACCCGGACGTGGGCGAGGGGTTCGGTCTCGCGGTCGTCGGCCACGGCACGAATCGCAACGAGAACTCCGCGAAGGCGATCGAGTATCACGCCGAGCGCGTCCGCGAGATGAACAGATTCGACGAGGTCAATGCGCTGTTCATGGACGAAGAACCCGAAGTTGACGACGTGACCGACTACTTCGAGAGCGAGGACGTCGTCGTCGTGCCGCTGTTCGTCGCCGACGGCTATCACACCCAGGAGGACATCCCCGAGGACATGGGGCTGACCGACGACTACCGCGAGGGCTACGAGGTCCCCACCGAGGTCGGAGGCCACCGCATCTGGTACGCTGGCGCGGTCGGGACCGAACCACTCATGGCCGACGTGTTGCTCGAACGCGCCGCCGACGCCGGTGCGGACGTCGACGAGGCGCTCGACATCGTCCGCAAACGGACCGCCACGCCGGCGGCCGGTGATTGA
- a CDS encoding DUF7523 family protein, with product MTLAADTRSAVRRNPFVFEALRTGVLNYTAAARYLDVGDLDPVAAALRRYADELPDYESDSRDARVTMQSDLGAVEVAEIEDENEALLAVGGRALVPDAGSLTGVLATGAVDARALAHVLDRLAIERTDVAAAGVAGDTLVVAVGRRAGPDAVRTVEDALDSVPTTPTD from the coding sequence ATGACTCTCGCCGCCGACACCAGGAGCGCAGTGCGCCGAAATCCGTTCGTGTTCGAGGCGCTCCGGACGGGCGTGCTCAACTACACCGCTGCCGCACGATATCTCGACGTCGGCGATCTCGATCCGGTGGCCGCTGCGCTGCGGCGCTACGCCGACGAACTGCCCGATTACGAGTCCGATTCGCGCGACGCCCGCGTGACGATGCAGAGCGATCTCGGTGCGGTAGAGGTGGCCGAAATAGAAGACGAAAACGAGGCGCTGCTCGCGGTCGGCGGCCGTGCGCTCGTACCCGATGCGGGATCGCTGACGGGCGTGCTCGCCACTGGCGCGGTCGATGCCCGAGCGCTCGCGCACGTCCTCGATCGGCTGGCTATCGAGAGGACCGACGTGGCGGCTGCGGGCGTCGCTGGCGACACGCTCGTCGTCGCCGTGGGTCGGCGGGCGGGTCCCGACGCGGTACGAACCGTTGAGGACGCGCTCGACTCCGTGCCGACGACTCCGACGGATTGA